One window of Papaver somniferum cultivar HN1 chromosome 9, ASM357369v1, whole genome shotgun sequence genomic DNA carries:
- the LOC113312210 gene encoding uncharacterized protein LOC113312210 gives MGCFKIPVTTIQHLESLQRNFWWGHKANKGINFIAWSNFQKPKDLGGLGFRNLETFNRALISKIAWKICSNSDDLCTQILEAKYFRDINPLHIDKLSDSSSWVWKGIYRQIQTIKENSFRSVRCGTKIRIWLDKWVIGIDHPPDPAANIIVPSSLFFVSDLFLPGTMIWNAQLRKGMFTVKSAYKVLSSNTSEPVRNFQIGTEIWKCLWQCKIPYKVKKFAWKCLKDILPTRDKQCSRISVAELVAKKARVSGTSFEHSDDILACNLSS, from the exons ATGGGGTGTTTTAAAATCCCTGTTACTACTATCCAACATTTAGAGTCTTTGCAGAGGAATTTTTGGTGGGGTCATAAAGCTAACAAAGGCATAAATTTCATTGCTTGGTCTAATTTCCAAAAGCCTAAAGATCTGGGAGGTTTAGGTTTTAGAAATCTGGAAACTTTTAATAGAGCTCTTATTAGTAAGATTGCTTGGAAAATTTGTTCTAACTCAGATGACCTTTGCACTCAGATCCTAGAAGCTAAATACTTTAGAGATATAAACCCTCTCCATATTGACAAACTAAGTGATAGTAGCTCATGGGTTTGGAAAGGGATATATAGACAGATACAAACCATTAAAGAGAATAGCTTTCGGTCTGTAAGATGTGGTACTAAGATTAGAATCTGGCTTGATAAATGGGTTATTGGGATTGATCACCCTCCTGATCCAGCTGCTAATATTATTGTTCCTTCTTCTCTGTTTTTTGTGTCTGACTTGTTTTTACCAGGTACTATGATATGGAATGCTCAGCTG AGAAAAGGTATGTTCACTGTCAAGAGTGCCTATAAAGTTCTTAGCAGTAACACTAGTGAACCTGTGCGTAACTTTCAAATTGGAACTGAGATTTGGAAGTGTCTGTGGCAATGTAAGATTCCATACAAAGTCAAAAAATTTGCGTGGAAATGTCTTAAAGACATTCTCCCAACTAGGGACAAACAGTGTAGCAGAATTAGTGTAGCAGAATTAGTAGCCAAAAAAGCTAGAGTATCTGGTACTAGTTTTGAACACTCAGATGACATTCTAGCCTGTAATTTATCCTCTTAA